A single genomic interval of Mycteria americana isolate JAX WOST 10 ecotype Jacksonville Zoo and Gardens chromosome 20, USCA_MyAme_1.0, whole genome shotgun sequence harbors:
- the PPARD gene encoding peroxisome proliferator-activated receptor delta isoform X2 has protein sequence MEQLQEEVPEVREEEEEEEKAVMVASRPSDPSGGPDSSLPSSSYTDLSQSSSPSLSDQLQMGCEEAALGALNVECRVCGDKASGFHYGVHACEGCKGFFRRTIRMKLEYEKCERSCKIQKKNRNKCQYCRFQKCLSLGMSHNAIRFGRMPEAEKRKLVAGLTASEISCQNPQVADLKAFSKHIYNAYLKNFNMTKKKARGILTGKASSTPPFVIHDMDTLWQAEKGLVWKQLVNGIPPYKEIGVHVFYRCQCTTVETVRELTEFAKSIPSFLGLYLNDQVTLLKYGVHEAIFAMLASIMNKDGLLVANGNGFVTREFLRSLRKPFNEIMEPKFEFAVKFNALELDDSDLSLFVAAIILCGDRPGLMNVKQVEKIQDNILRALEFHLQSNHPDAQYLFPKLLQKMADLRQLVTEHAQLVQKIKKTETETSLHPLLQEIYKDMY, from the exons ATGGAACAACTACAGGAGGAAGTACCTGAGgtcagggaagaggaggaggaagaggaaaaggcagtgatGGTGGCAAGCAGACCCTCAGACCCAAGTGGAGGACCAGACAGCTCGCTGCCTTCGAGCAGCTACACAG ACCTTTCGCagagctcttctccttccctgtcgGACCAACTGCAGATGGGCTGCGAGGAGGCGGCCTTGGGAGCGCTGAACGTGGAGTGCAGGGTCTGCGGAGACAAAGCCTCGGGGTTTCACTACGGCGTGCACGCCTGTGAGGGCTGCAAG GGTTTCTTCCGCCGGACGATCCGCATGAAGCTGGAGTACGAGAAGTGCGAGCGGAGCTGCAAGATTCAGAAGAAGAACCGGAACAAGTGCCAGTACTGCCGCTTCCAGAAATGCCTCTCGCTGGGCATGTCGCATAATG CAATCCGTTTTGGCCGCATGCcggaggcagagaagaggaagcTGGTGGCAGGACTGACGGCGAGTGAGATCAGCTGCCAGAACCCGCAGGTGGCCGACCTGAAAGCTTTCTCCAAGCACATCTACAACGCCTACCTGAAAAACTTCAACATGACCAAAAAGAAGGCGAGAGGTATCTTGACCGGGAAGGCCAGCAGCACCCCA CCTTTTGTGATCCATGACATGGACACCTTGTGGCAGGCAGAAAAGGGGCTAGTCTGGAAACAGCTAGTGAACGGCATTCCCCCTTACAAGGAGATCGGGGTGCACGTCTTCTACCGCTGCCAGTGCACCACGGTGGAGACCGTGCGGGAGCTCACGGAGTTCGCCAAGAGCATCCCCAGCTTCTTAGGCCTCTACTTGAACGACCAAGTGACTCTGCTGAAGTACGGGGTGCACGAGGCCATCTTTGCCATGCTGGCCTCTATCATGAACAAGGATGGGCTGTTGGTGGCCAACGGGAACGGCTTCGTGACTCGTGAGTTCCTGCGTAGCCTGCGCAAGCCCTTCAACGAGATCATGGAGCCCAAATTCGAGTTTGCTGTGAAATTCAACGCGCTGGAGCTGGATGACAGTGACCTGTCTCTGTTTGTGGCTGCCATTATCCTGTGCGGAG ACCGTCCTGGCCTGATGAACGTGAAGCAGGTGGAGAAGATCCAAGACAACATCCTGCGAGCGCTGGAGTTTCACCTGCAGTCTAACCACCCGGATGCCCAGTACCTCTTCCCCAAGCTGCTGCAGAAGATGGCCGACCTGCGGCAGCTGGTGACGGAGCACGCCCAGCTGGTGCAGAAGATCAAGAAGACAGAGACGGAGACATCTCTGCACCCGCTTCTACAGGAGATCTACAAGGACATGTACTAA
- the PPARD gene encoding peroxisome proliferator-activated receptor delta isoform X3, producing the protein MEQLQEEVPEVREEEEEEEKAVMVASRPSDPSGGPDSSLPSSSYTDLSQSSSPSLSDQLQMGCEEAALGALNVECRVCGDKASGFHYGVHACEGCKGFFRRTIRMKLEYEKCERSCKIQKKNRNKCQYCRFQKCLSLGMSHNAIRFGRMPEAEKRKLVAGLTASEISCQNPQVADLKAFSKHIYNAYLKNFNMTKKKARGILTGKASSTPPFVIHDMDTLWQAEKGLVWKQLVNGIPPYKEIGVHVFYRCQCTTVETVRELTEFAKSIPSFLGLYLNDQVTLLKYGVHEAIFAMLASIMNKDGLLVANGNGFVTREFLRSLRKPFNEIMEPKFEFAVKFNALELDDSDLSLFVAAIILCGGG; encoded by the exons ATGGAACAACTACAGGAGGAAGTACCTGAGgtcagggaagaggaggaggaagaggaaaaggcagtgatGGTGGCAAGCAGACCCTCAGACCCAAGTGGAGGACCAGACAGCTCGCTGCCTTCGAGCAGCTACACAG ACCTTTCGCagagctcttctccttccctgtcgGACCAACTGCAGATGGGCTGCGAGGAGGCGGCCTTGGGAGCGCTGAACGTGGAGTGCAGGGTCTGCGGAGACAAAGCCTCGGGGTTTCACTACGGCGTGCACGCCTGTGAGGGCTGCAAG GGTTTCTTCCGCCGGACGATCCGCATGAAGCTGGAGTACGAGAAGTGCGAGCGGAGCTGCAAGATTCAGAAGAAGAACCGGAACAAGTGCCAGTACTGCCGCTTCCAGAAATGCCTCTCGCTGGGCATGTCGCATAATG CAATCCGTTTTGGCCGCATGCcggaggcagagaagaggaagcTGGTGGCAGGACTGACGGCGAGTGAGATCAGCTGCCAGAACCCGCAGGTGGCCGACCTGAAAGCTTTCTCCAAGCACATCTACAACGCCTACCTGAAAAACTTCAACATGACCAAAAAGAAGGCGAGAGGTATCTTGACCGGGAAGGCCAGCAGCACCCCA CCTTTTGTGATCCATGACATGGACACCTTGTGGCAGGCAGAAAAGGGGCTAGTCTGGAAACAGCTAGTGAACGGCATTCCCCCTTACAAGGAGATCGGGGTGCACGTCTTCTACCGCTGCCAGTGCACCACGGTGGAGACCGTGCGGGAGCTCACGGAGTTCGCCAAGAGCATCCCCAGCTTCTTAGGCCTCTACTTGAACGACCAAGTGACTCTGCTGAAGTACGGGGTGCACGAGGCCATCTTTGCCATGCTGGCCTCTATCATGAACAAGGATGGGCTGTTGGTGGCCAACGGGAACGGCTTCGTGACTCGTGAGTTCCTGCGTAGCCTGCGCAAGCCCTTCAACGAGATCATGGAGCCCAAATTCGAGTTTGCTGTGAAATTCAACGCGCTGGAGCTGGATGACAGTGACCTGTCTCTGTTTGTGGCTGCCATTATCCTGTGCGGAG GGGGATGA
- the PPARD gene encoding peroxisome proliferator-activated receptor delta isoform X1, which produces MEQLQEEVPEVREEEEEEEKAVMVASRPSDPSGGPDSSLPSSSYTDLSQSSSPSLSDQLQMGCEEAALGALNVECRVCGDKASGFHYGVHACEGCKGFFRRTIRMKLEYEKCERSCKIQKKNRNKCQYCRFQKCLSLGMSHNAIRFGRMPEAEKRKLVAGLTASEISCQNPQVADLKAFSKHIYNAYLKNFNMTKKKARGILTGKASSTPPFVIHDMDTLWQAEKGLVWKQLVNGIPPYKEIGVHVFYRCQCTTVETVRELTEFAKSIPSFLGLYLNDQVTLLKYGVHEAIFAMLASIMNKDGLLVANGNGFVTREFLRSLRKPFNEIMEPKFEFAVKFNALELDDSDLSLFVAAIILCGAGACALEGYTVTLQLPCFLSTDRPGLMNVKQVEKIQDNILRALEFHLQSNHPDAQYLFPKLLQKMADLRQLVTEHAQLVQKIKKTETETSLHPLLQEIYKDMY; this is translated from the exons ATGGAACAACTACAGGAGGAAGTACCTGAGgtcagggaagaggaggaggaagaggaaaaggcagtgatGGTGGCAAGCAGACCCTCAGACCCAAGTGGAGGACCAGACAGCTCGCTGCCTTCGAGCAGCTACACAG ACCTTTCGCagagctcttctccttccctgtcgGACCAACTGCAGATGGGCTGCGAGGAGGCGGCCTTGGGAGCGCTGAACGTGGAGTGCAGGGTCTGCGGAGACAAAGCCTCGGGGTTTCACTACGGCGTGCACGCCTGTGAGGGCTGCAAG GGTTTCTTCCGCCGGACGATCCGCATGAAGCTGGAGTACGAGAAGTGCGAGCGGAGCTGCAAGATTCAGAAGAAGAACCGGAACAAGTGCCAGTACTGCCGCTTCCAGAAATGCCTCTCGCTGGGCATGTCGCATAATG CAATCCGTTTTGGCCGCATGCcggaggcagagaagaggaagcTGGTGGCAGGACTGACGGCGAGTGAGATCAGCTGCCAGAACCCGCAGGTGGCCGACCTGAAAGCTTTCTCCAAGCACATCTACAACGCCTACCTGAAAAACTTCAACATGACCAAAAAGAAGGCGAGAGGTATCTTGACCGGGAAGGCCAGCAGCACCCCA CCTTTTGTGATCCATGACATGGACACCTTGTGGCAGGCAGAAAAGGGGCTAGTCTGGAAACAGCTAGTGAACGGCATTCCCCCTTACAAGGAGATCGGGGTGCACGTCTTCTACCGCTGCCAGTGCACCACGGTGGAGACCGTGCGGGAGCTCACGGAGTTCGCCAAGAGCATCCCCAGCTTCTTAGGCCTCTACTTGAACGACCAAGTGACTCTGCTGAAGTACGGGGTGCACGAGGCCATCTTTGCCATGCTGGCCTCTATCATGAACAAGGATGGGCTGTTGGTGGCCAACGGGAACGGCTTCGTGACTCGTGAGTTCCTGCGTAGCCTGCGCAAGCCCTTCAACGAGATCATGGAGCCCAAATTCGAGTTTGCTGTGAAATTCAACGCGCTGGAGCTGGATGACAGTGACCTGTCTCTGTTTGTGGCTGCCATTATCCTGTGCGGAG caggAGCATGTGCTTTGGAGGGCTACACCGTAACACTACAGCTACCATGCTTCCTCTCCACAGACCGTCCTGGCCTGATGAACGTGAAGCAGGTGGAGAAGATCCAAGACAACATCCTGCGAGCGCTGGAGTTTCACCTGCAGTCTAACCACCCGGATGCCCAGTACCTCTTCCCCAAGCTGCTGCAGAAGATGGCCGACCTGCGGCAGCTGGTGACGGAGCACGCCCAGCTGGTGCAGAAGATCAAGAAGACAGAGACGGAGACATCTCTGCACCCGCTTCTACAGGAGATCTACAAGGACATGTACTAA
- the FANCE gene encoding Fanconi anemia group E protein, whose amino-acid sequence MGGVAGVGLICIRGALFQRGGPGSGARCWPRGWRVRAPGYRYRPRAVPGGGTHRAPCPPPSPRGGCEAPPAGMEPPCLPWLQSFDKPCRLLLHALASGSSGTLAALRMLQRVQAHEEPGQAFPWQAFTAALCAEEPTLEGPEGALAVKPRLLLLPVVCQRNLFSLLLVVQAVVPGGCLGQLLQAVEQDSHVDPWVRTLGDLLRQGLRGEERSPPPIPLSSTCQQQLQCLCRKIAQNKPERRRKLNWCFSKQPGTAGDVADSALQGGKRKKVSEESLELDEKREGKRLLLEEAAFDPPGTQEGGDAAGVEEEVPGETSGDRSAQSLAGAALESSQQDAAREPRKISQAEPAAEVQSFLQVHGPRLKMLLQKESNNQSELSIPPELHVLNNCSPSQLEGLCSFLQLSTCPEHLLVCFCSWLLALTPDLSYTSAAILAEQLFLRRVLSLTQPPSRHLMAALASFCSKYSQPFCRVLVAAVLREPGEGAEQTKLVCELVEECLEPDCVRLVLSQVLEVPLSEKLLPVVQAVLGRQEVLPPELFDLLVLTLCRQAPAFATSLNYAKLVTAMLAMYQSQVTPAHRSRLAAALDQSNAALKKSLQAVLEGAR is encoded by the exons ATGGGGGGTGTtgcaggggtggg GTTGATTTGCATACGCGGCGCGCTTTTCCAGCGGGGCGGGCCCGGAAGCGGCGCGCGCTGCTGGCCCCGGGGGTGGCGCGTACGGGCCCCGGGCTACCGGTACCGGCCCCGGGCAGTCCCTGGCGGGGGGACACACCGGGCACCCTGCCCTCCGCCTTCTCCCCGCG GTGGCTGTGAAGCCCCCCCAGCAGGGATGgagcccccctgcctgccctggctgcagagctTCGACAAGCCGTGCCGCCTCCTGCTCCACGCGCTTGCCTCCGGCTCCTCTGGGACGCTGGCTGCCCTCCGAATGCTGCAGCGGGTCCAGGCCCATGAGGAACCGGGACAGGCGTTTCCCTGGCAGGCCTTCACCGCAGCCCTGTGCGccgaggagcccacgctggagggGCCGGAGGGAGCCCTGGCTGT cAAACCGcgtctgctgctgctccctgtcgTGTGCCAGAGAAacctcttctccctgctcctcGTGGTGCAAGCCGTGGTGCCGGGGGGCTGCCTCGGCCAGCTGCTCCAGGCCGTGGAGCAGGATTCCCACGTGGATCCCTGGGTGCGGACGCTGGGGGATCTGCTCCGGCAGGGACTGAGGGGAGAGGAGCGCTCCCCACCTCCCATTCCCTTGTCTTCCACATGCCAGCAGCAGCTTCAGTGTCTGTGCCGGAAAATTGCCCAGAACAAACCAGAGAGGCGAAGAAAACTGAACTGGTGCTTCAGCAAGCAGCCCGGCACTGCCGGTGACGTGGCTGACTCTGCGCTTCAAGGTGGGAAGCGCAAGAAAGTGTCGGAGGAGAGCCTGGAGTTGGAtgagaagagagaggggaagaggtTGTTGCTGGAGGAGGCAGCGTTTGACCCCCCGGGAACCCAGGAGGGTGGGGATGCGGCAGGGGTGGAAGAGGAGGTACCTGGGGAGACTTCAGGGGACAGATCTGCTCAGAGTctggctggagctgctctggaaagctcccagcaggATGCAGCCAGGGAGCCCAGGAAGATTTCCCAGGCAGAGCCGGCAGCGGAGGTCCAGTCCTTTCTCCAG GTGCACGGACCGAGGCTCaaaatgctgctgcagaaggagtCCAACAAT CAGTCAGAGCTGAGCATCCCACCCGAGCTGCATGTCCTGAACAACTGCTCTCCCAGCCAG CTCGAGGGGCTGtgctccttcctccagctctccACGTGCCCGGAGCACCTCCTGGTGTGtttctgcagctggctgctggctctcacccccgacCTCAGCTACACCAGCGCAGCCATCCTGGCAGAGCAGCTCTTTCTCAGGCGA GTCCTGTCCCTCACCCAGCCGCCCTCCCGCCACCTCATGGCTGCCCTCGCTTCATTTTGCTCTAAGTATTCCCAGCCTTTTTGTCGAGTCCTGGTGGCTGCGGTCCTGCGGGAGCCGGGGGAAG GTGCTGAGCAGACCAAGCTGGTGTGCGAGCTTGTGGAGGAGTGCCTGGAGCCAGACTGTGTGAGACTGGTGCTAAG CCAAGTCCTGGAGGTGCCTTTGTCAGAGAAGCTCCTGCCGGTGgtgcaggctgtgctggggcggCAG GAGGTGCTGCCCCCTGAGCTCTTCGATCTCCTGGTCCTGACCCTGTGCCGGCAGGCCCCAGCCTTCGCCACATCGCTGAATTATGCCAAGCTGGTGACGGCCATGCTCGCCATGTACCAAAGCCAG GTCACCCCAGCCCACCGGAGCCGTCTGGCTGCCGCTCTGGATCAGAGCAACGCGGCTCTGAAGAAGTCGCTGCAGGCCGTGCTGGAAGGAGCCAG gtgA
- the LOC142419038 gene encoding inositol 1,4,5-triphosphate receptor associated 2-like → MSSPQGHPDGVLAGSEQNVEHVSEVPGTDRQELAVRTRDGDGNEEDAETLEEPLLSFPSELSVLERLGLHRVALTEQDVEAAFAHLALAFRCDVFTLRQRVQVEKRARDAAEENIQEELGQCRAALERLGPSCTDASCKETLEQLQRSLAVLAAAVERATSAAEKLGAVHQEARMSRAAEVMVQHVENLKRHHMREHAELEEMKRLIQQNSRNRQLAETQDDAEPRLRPHPLMRTFQQGSARRRVSIAVIPKQLLPGASPDSRVAPAGELEREGAQRRPSTQRSELELQGQGSTMTRELAAEADSRGSSAGDEEPEQLGVTSKGSPAELWRPWLFLPQHYWVFFWLLLLSIAFLLLVRILELQRLQPAASPKA, encoded by the exons ATGAGCAGTCCCCAGGGGCACCCAGATGGGGTTTTGGCTGGGAGCGAGCAGAACGTGGAGCACGTCAGCGAG GTGCCAGGCACggacaggcaggagctggctgtgcGCACCAGGGACGGTGACGGGAACGAGGAAG ATGCAGAAACCCTGGAGGAGCCGCTGCTGAGTTTCCCCAGTGAGCTCTCGGTGCTGGAGAGACTAGGCTTGCACAG GGTGGCTTTGACGGAGCAGGACGTGGAG GCAGCCTTTGCCCACCTCGCCCTGGCTTTTCGCTGTGATGTGTTCACCCTGCGACAACGGGTGCAGGTGGAGAAACGGGCACGGGATGCGGCGGAGGAAAACatccaggaggagctggggcagtgCCGGGCTGCCCTGGAG AGGCTGGGCCCATCCTGCACCGACGCGAGCTGCAAGGAGacgctggagcagctgcagcgcagcctggctgtgctggcgGCCGCTGTCGAGCGGGCAACCAGCGCCGCAGAGAAGCTGGGGGCCGTACATCAG gaggCCCGGATGAGCCGAGCAGCGGAGGTGATGGTCCAGCACGTGGAGAACCTGAAGCGGCACCACATGCGGGAGCACGCGGAGCTGGAGGAGATGAAGCGCCTGATCCAGCAAAACTCCCGCAACCGGCAGCTGGCAGAGACCCAGG ACGACGCGGAGCCACGGCTGAGGCCTCACCCCCTGATGCGAACTTTCCAGCAG GGGTCTGCCCGCCGCAGAGTCAGCATCGCCGTCATCCCCAAGCAGCTCTTG CCAGGTGCCAGCCCTGACAGCCGAGTAGCCCCGGCCGGCgagctggagagggagggggccCAGCGTCGGCCCAGCACCCAGAG gagcgagctggagctgcagggccagggcagcaccaTGACCAGGGAGCTGGCGGCCGAGGCAGATAGCAGAGGCTCAAGTGCAGGGGACGAGGAGCCAGAGCAGCTTGGGGTGAC GTCCAAGGGGTCCCCGGCAGAGCTGTGGCGGCCATGGCTCTTCCTTCCGCAGCACTACTGGGTTTTCTTCTGGCTGCTTCTCCTGAGCatcgccttcctcctcctcgtccgCATCCTGGagctgcagcggctgcagcctGCGGCATCGCCCAAGGCCTag